A single Neoarius graeffei isolate fNeoGra1 chromosome 23, fNeoGra1.pri, whole genome shotgun sequence DNA region contains:
- the LOC132871213 gene encoding SLAM family member 9-like isoform X4, with protein sequence MMAVMMQLVSFLSLFVSITVSDGIFKLVNSSVQLDVQTKDYEFTDFTWSFNKSKNIVKCYKNSPSIAFTDYKNRVEVNEKTQSLTLKNLQKTDSGLYEAVASGEQNRIVAEYQLTVLDPVEKPVHNVSPQQSNGICNVTLSCEAQKLSVTAHCYSDRCDMKQPSQLEKYNYGDECETILPFQWYKIHWK encoded by the exons ATGATGGCGGTGATGATGCAGCTCGTctcctttctctccctctttgtCTCCATTACAG TGTCTGATGGGATTTTTAAACTGGTTAACAGTTCTGTTCAACTGGATGTACAGACAAAAGATTATGAGTTCACCGACTTCACATGGTCATTTAACAAAAGTAAAAACATTGTGAAATGCTATAAAAATTCTCCGAGTATAGCATTCACTGATTATAAAAACAGAGTGGAGGTGAATGAGAAAACCCAAAGTCTGACACTGAAGAACTTGCAGAAGACTGATAGTGGACTCTATGAAGCAGTGGCATCTGGTGAACAAAACCGAATTGTGGCCGAGTACCAATTAACTGTGTTGG atcCAGTGGAGAAACCAGTCCACAATGTCTCGCCCCAGCAAAGCAATGGCATCTGTAATGTGACTCTCAGCTGTGAAGCTCAGAAACTCTCAGTCACCGCTCACTGCTACAGTGACAGATGTGATATGAAG CAACCCAGTCAGCTGGAAAAATACAACTATGGAGATGAATGTGAAACAATTCTGCCCTTCCAATGGT
- the LOC132871213 gene encoding SLAM family member 9-like isoform X3 — protein sequence MMAVMMQLVSFLSLFVSITVSDGIFKLVNSSVQLDVQTKDYEFTDFTWSFNKSKNIVKCYKNSPSIAFTDYKNRVEVNEKTQSLTLKNLQKTDSGLYEAVASGEQNRIVAEYQLTVLDPVEKPVHNVSPQQSNGICNVTLSCEAQKLSVTAHCYSDRCDMKVKEKAVDGFHSLSLYVSNSFIICNHSNPVSWKNTTMEMNVKQFCPSNGVSMHTYCMG from the exons ATGATGGCGGTGATGATGCAGCTCGTctcctttctctccctctttgtCTCCATTACAG TGTCTGATGGGATTTTTAAACTGGTTAACAGTTCTGTTCAACTGGATGTACAGACAAAAGATTATGAGTTCACCGACTTCACATGGTCATTTAACAAAAGTAAAAACATTGTGAAATGCTATAAAAATTCTCCGAGTATAGCATTCACTGATTATAAAAACAGAGTGGAGGTGAATGAGAAAACCCAAAGTCTGACACTGAAGAACTTGCAGAAGACTGATAGTGGACTCTATGAAGCAGTGGCATCTGGTGAACAAAACCGAATTGTGGCCGAGTACCAATTAACTGTGTTGG atcCAGTGGAGAAACCAGTCCACAATGTCTCGCCCCAGCAAAGCAATGGCATCTGTAATGTGACTCTCAGCTGTGAAGCTCAGAAACTCTCAGTCACCGCTCACTGCTACAGTGACAGATGTGATATGAAGGTAAAAGAAAAGGCTGTAGATGGGTTCCATTCCCTCTCACTGTATGTCAGTAACAGCTTCATTATTTGTAATCATAGCAACCCAGTCAGCTGGAAAAATACAACTATGGAGATGAATGTGAAACAATTCTGCCCTTCCAATGGTGTAAGCATGCACACATACTGCATGGGGTAA